The nucleotide sequence TCTCATTATATAATAGGTTTGATGTGAATTGTTCAAATTTGAAGAGGTACTGGGTTGTTGAAAGCTTGAAATTTCATTAGGAAATGTTATTGGGGGAGTGGGTTCataaagaaatggattttcGTAATGAGTGATcggataatttttgaaaaattctataGTAGAGCCTATAAGGGATTTCCACATTTTCGTTAATTGCAAAGCTTCTTCTCTTTTAGCGACGACAAGGTGATACATTTCCATCACTACATCGCGCGTTAAACGTTTCGAACCGGTAATTCTTTGATATTCGTTTATTTGTGCGGTCGTAAAGAGATCAATGCATTTCAAAATAACGCGATTATAATAATGTTGGAGTCTTGCTAATGTTTCTTCGAATGAATGGTCGAAGAAATCAATTGGGGCAAGGCGACGTTCTCTTACCAATGGTGTTGGAGGAAGTCGATAAGTTGGGTGATAAGGAGTAATTGTTGGATAAGTTTGCACCGGATAAACAGTTGGCGTTGGGGATGGAAAATATTGGGGTGGTAGCGAAGGATAGGGAGGAAGAGGAGTAGGAATTGGTCGAAATGGGGTAGGGGCGGGGGTTGATGGTTCATAAGTAGATTTTGGGATATTTACTGGATTTACTATTTCTATTCTTGGAGTATTTTCATTCATATTGTTGATGTTATCGTTGTTATTGTCATTG is from Onthophagus taurus isolate NC chromosome 8, IU_Otau_3.0, whole genome shotgun sequence and encodes:
- the LOC111425391 gene encoding uncharacterized protein gives rise to the protein MNHQFYPQVFVNDNNNDNINNMNENTPRIEIVNPVNIPKSTYEPSTPAPTPFRPIPTPLPPYPSLPPQYFPSPTPTVYPVQTYPTITPYHPTYRLPPTPLVRERRLAPIDFFDHSFEETLARLQHYYNRVILKCIDLFTTAQINEYQRITGSKRLTRDVVMEMYHLVVAKREEALQLTKMWKSLIGSTIEFFKNYPITHYENPFLYEPTPPITFPNEISSFQQPSTSSNLNNSHQTYYIMRPNQPIPEQEIKREEEQPALPVTVRIEGKRKWTPGNGRYIKKSKRAANAEEPTRKGTE